TAAGCAACCACCATGCCCGCCCGCCCAGAAAAGATCACACTATCTCGTGGCGCACGATGGTCTGCTCCCTTCCGGGACCGACACCGATCGCCGAGATCCGCGCCTGCGCCAGCTCCTCGAGCCGCTCGATGTAGGCCCGGGCGTTGGGCGGCAGGTCCTCGAAGGTCCGGGCTCCGCTGATGTCCTCGCGCCAGCCTGGGATCTCCTCGTAGACCGGCACCGCGTGGTGGACCCCGGTCTGGGTCATCGGCATCTCCGAGGTGCGCATCCCGTCCACGTCGTAGGCGACGCACACCGGGATCGTCTCCAGCCCGGACAGCACGTCGAGCTTGGTGAGGAAGTAGTCGGTGATGCCGTTCACCCTGGTCGAGTAGCGGGCGATCACCGCGTCGAACCAGCCGGTGCGCCGGTCCCTGCCGGTATTCACGCCGACCTCGCCGCCGACCTTGCGCAGGTTCTCCCCCGCCGCGTCGTTCAGTTCGGTGGGGAACGGACCGGCGCCGACCCGTGTGGTGTAGGCCTTGAGGATGCCGACCACGGAGTCGATCCTGCTGGGACCGATTCCCGCGCCTGCGCACGCACCGCCGGAGGTGGGGTTGGACGAGGTCACGAACGGGTAGGTCCCGTGGTCCACGTCCAGCAGCGTGCCCTGCGAGCCCTCCAGCAGCACCGTCTCGTCCCGGTTGAGCGCCTGGTCCAGCATCAGCTTCGTCTCGGCGACCCGACCGGCGAACCGCTCGGCCTGCGCGAGCACGGTGTCGACCACCTCTTCGGGATCCATGGCACGCCGGTTGTACACCTTGACCAGCACCTGGTTCTTGTACTCCAGCGCGGCCTCGACCTTCTGGCGCAGGATCTTCTCGTCCAGCACGTCCTGGACGCGGACACCGACGCGGGCCACCTTGTCCTGGTAGCAGGGACCGATGCCGCGCCCCGTGGTTCCGATGCGCTTCTTGCCGAGGTAGCGCTCGGTGACCCTGTCCATGGCCACGTGGTACGGCATGACCAGGTGCGCGTCCGCCGACAGCGAGAGCTTGGAGGTGTCGACCCCCCGCGACTCCAGACCGTCCAGCTCCTCGAGCAACGCCTCCGGGTTGACGACCACGCCGTTTCCGATGACGTTGTGCACTTCGGGGCTGAGGATCCCGGAGGGGATCAGTTTCAGCGCGAAGTCCTGCCCGTCCGGCAGCACCACGGTGTGCCCGGCGTTGTTCCCCCCTTGGTAGCGCACAACCCACTGCGCCTGCTCACCGAGCAGGTCGGTCGCCTTACCCTTTCCCTCGTCGCCCCACTGGGCGCCGATCAACACGATTGCCGGCATGTGAAACTCCAACCTGTCACTGGAGGCGGTCTGTGCAACTGGTAACGGCGGGTCATCGCTGTCGGTGGCCACGTCTGCGCCGCCACTCCAAGGAAGGCCCGGCACCTGCCAATGCCGGTCGATCAGGGTAAACCAGGAGCGTAACGTGACTACCACCGCACTATCCTGCGGAAACGTCGACATCGAAACACGCCCGACACGCACGGGTCTGCGATGGTTCGAACTCCCCGCCCAGCCGTCACGCAACGAAGTCGATCCGGTACTCGCGGAGTCCGAGGGGCGCGTCGTCGTGCACGGGACGGACGCGGATCTCGCCGCCGTGGTGTTGCGCCTGCTCCGCAAGAACCTGCTGGACGAGCTGGCCGTCGGCTACGTTCCGGTGGGGAAGTCGCCCGCCGGTGAACTGTGGTCGATACCGGCGGGCCGGTTCGACCAGGCGTTGGACGGGGCCGCTCGTGCCACCCCTCTCATCAGGGACGACTCCGGGGGGGTACTGCTCGGGCTGGGCACGATCGACCCGATAACCGGGCAGATCTACTGCGACGACCGGTGCGTGCTGCACGGATCCGCGCGCTCGGTGGAGGTGTTCCCCGATCCGGGGGCCCGCGCGCTGCCCGAGCCGACCGACGATCCGCTGGCGACGCAGCCCGCTCCGGCCACGGACGGTCTCGTAACCAGGATCACGCACCGTGGTCTGCTGCGGCGTCGCCGGGAGACGGCCTGCGGCCGAGCCGTGCAGGCCAGTTTCGAACAGGCCACCGTGCACCGGGACGGGGTGGCCCACCCCAGGCCGTTGACCCGCTGCGCCTGGTACCGGCACACCAGGGACCTGCTGCTGGTCCGTCCCTGAACCGTCCCTTCCGCGAGCGGACGAGCCGCGACACGAATCACCGATCATCGTATTGCGGGGCCCGCTCCGGAGACCGGATGATCAGGACGGCATCGTCCCGACCCCGGAAGAGCTCCATGTCAGTTCCGAGAAAGACGGTGGCCACGACCCTGGCCACCCTGCCGCTGCTGGCCACGCTGTCCTGCGCCGGGCCGTCGACCGCGACCGAGTACGAGTCGGCGCCGCCGGGAACTCCGAGCGCGGCGGAGGCCGCGGACCTGCTCGACGAGCTGCGGGTCGCCCCGAAGGGGTCGATGGACGGTTACGACAGGGACGAGTTCCCGCACTGGGCGAAGGCCGAGGGGCGGAACTGCAACGTGCGCGAGCGCGTGCTCATCCGGGAAGGAACGGACGTGGACACCGGCCGGGACTGCTATCCGACCTCGGGTGAGTGGGACAGCTGGTACGACGACGGAACGTGGACGGATCCATCCGACTTGGACATAGACCACATGGTTCCGCTGGGCGAGGCGTGGCGTTCGGGAGCCTCGGAGTGGAGTGTCGACAGGCGTGAGGACTTCGCCAACGACCTGGACGGGCCGCAGCTCGTCGCGGTCACCGACAACGTGAATCAGTCCAAAGGCGACGATTCCCCCGACGAGTGGCTTCCCCCGGACGAGAGCACCCACTGCGGCTACGCGGCCGCCTGGACGGGCACCAAGCACGGCTGGGAGCTGTCCGTGACCACCGAGGAGAAGAAAACGCTCCGGGACGTCCTCCAGGGGTGCTGACGAACCGGACCACGGCTCTCCGGCGCCTCCCGCACGGGGGTCCGGGAGGCGGTCATTGCTGGTCCGACTCCGGGTGCAGGGGAGGCAGCTCGGCCAACGCCTCGGAACGCCCCATCCCGGTGGCTTGCAGCAGGTCCACCGCGATGGAACGGGTCTGCAGCACCACCACCTGCATGGAGAAGTCCGTTTCGGACAGCATCCGGACGGTGGTCCTCCGCGCGACGGCACGTGCCGCCTCGCGCGTGCGCACCGGATCGACCCCGTCCGCGAGCTCGTCGCGCAGCAGAACCACCGCGCCCGCCAGTTCCTCCAGCATCCCGGGAAGCGAAGGCGGAACCTGTTCGTTGTCCCGCAGCGCCGCGAGCGCGCGCCGCGTCAGCACCCTGGTGTTGCGCAGCGCGCGGTCCGTCGGGGTGGCGGCGGTCTGGTAGCGCTCCAGATCGGCACGACGGTGCCAGCGGATCGGCGCGAAACGGGCGATCTCGCTTCCGGTGGTCAGTGCGGAATGCAGTTCATCCACCGAACGTTGGCTCTTGCGCGCCCCGGCCAGCACGTTCGAGGCCGCCTCGACGTCCTCGCCGGCCATGGCGGCGGAAATTCCGCGCAACGCGTCGGTCAGCGCCCCGAGGACCACGCGCCCGTGCCGATGGGCGACGGAAAGCGGGTTCTGCGGCAGCAGAGCGGCCACCACCAGCCCAACCAGACCACCGATCGCGGCGTCGACCATGCGGTTGAGCCCACCCATGGTGGCCGGAGGCAGCAGGGTAGCGACCAGCACCGAGGACGACGCGGCCTGCATGACGATGACCCCGCCCGCGTCCAGCAGGACGGCCGTGCTCATGGCCAGTGCCACCACCAGGGCGATCTGCCACGGACCTGTTCCGATCACCGATATCAGCACGTCGCCGACGCCGACGCCCACGCTGACGCCCACGACCAGCTCGGCGGCGCGCCGCAACCGCTGCCCCAGGGAGACGCCGAGGGCGATCACTCCGGCGATGGGAGCGAAGAACGGCTGGGGGTGCCCGACCACGTGCCGGGCCAGCAGCCAGGACAGCCCGGCGGCCACGGCGCACTGCACGATGGGAATGCCCGTTCGCAGCAGGCGGCGCCCCCGCCTGCTGAGTTCCTGGCGCAATCGCTGCACGTCGACATTCTCCGTCAATCACGCCGGGCAACCTCACCCAGGCGGCTGAGTGCCCGGTGGGCGGGCCGGATCGTCACCCGCTGTTGAACGTTTCGCGCGAAACGCTCTTCCCGGAATCGTTCCGGAGTGACGGCTTCGCGCGAAACGTTCCGAGGTTCCCAGCTCGTCCCTTCGGCGTTCCCGACGCCGAAACACACCAACCGAGCACCCGGGCGGACCGAGCCGTGAACCTTCGACTAGCTCAGCCCGTTGGGCTCCAGCGACTCCGGGTCACTGTCGAGGAGCAGCTGGCGGCAGCGCTCGTACTCCTCGTCCTCTCCGATGGCCTTGGCCGCCTTGGCCAGCATCGCGACGGAACGCAGCACCCCCTGGTTCGGACGGTGGCTCCACGGGACGGGGCCGAAGCCCTTCCACCCCGCCTTCCGCAGCGAGTCCAGCCCACGGTGGTAACCGGTACGGGCATAGGCGTACGCGGCCACCGCCTCACCCGATTCCAGAGCGAGCTCGGCGAGCCGCGCCCATGCAGCGCTGTAGGTGGGGTGACGTGCGGCGACCTCGTTGGCCGCCTTGCCCTCGTCGAGTTCGGCCTGTGCGTCGGTGTTCTCCGGAAGGAGGGTTTCCGGAGGTTCCAGCATGTTTCCTTGCGTCGTCATGGCCACATCCTCCCAGCAAGACACCCGGACGATCCGTTCCCCGAAGGGCACCGCCCGTCGCGGGGCAGCTCGATCTCCGGGAAGATCCCTCGGCTCAGGCCAACCAGCTGCCGGTCACGGGACTCCACTCCCGCACGGTGGTCTCGACCAGCACTCCCTCCGTGGTGTAAGGGTCCTCGGCGAGCAGGTCGTCGAGCGCCGCCCTGTCGGCCACGTCGTAGACCAGCATCGCGCCGGTGTCGTCGGCGAACGGGCCCGCGGCCACCAGCAAGCCCCGTTCCGCCAGCGATTTCGAGTACTCGCGGTGCGCGGGGCGGGTCCGCTCGAGCAGGTCCCGATCACTGCCGTAGCGGATCTCGACGACGAATGTGGTCATGCGGGGGCTCCTCGCGTGAGCGATTGTAACGAGTTCCTTGCGGACATTACCGGGTGAGCAGACGCACCCCCGTCGCGGACGGTACCTTGCGGAGTCGTGATCGGGGACGGAACCAGCGGAATCGAGCGCTCGGTCGAGCGCACTCTCGGCCACCTACGCACCCTGGACGACTCGGGGGAGCAGGAGGAGAGCAACGACGCGCCGCTCAGGCTGGAGGATCTCTACCGCCAGCAGCAGATGCGCATGGTGCGGCTCGCGATCCTGCTCGTGGACGATCCGGCCACCGCCGAGGACGTGGTCCAGGAGGCCTTCACCGGGCTGTACCGCAACTGGGCCCAGTTGCGCGACGTCAAGGCGGCGGTCGGCTATCTGCGCACGGCCGTGGTCAACGGCAGCCGTTCGGTGCTGCGACGCCGCAAGACCGCGCGGGAGTACCAACCTCCGC
This genomic stretch from Actinopolyspora halophila DSM 43834 harbors:
- a CDS encoding adenylosuccinate synthase, translating into MPAIVLIGAQWGDEGKGKATDLLGEQAQWVVRYQGGNNAGHTVVLPDGQDFALKLIPSGILSPEVHNVIGNGVVVNPEALLEELDGLESRGVDTSKLSLSADAHLVMPYHVAMDRVTERYLGKKRIGTTGRGIGPCYQDKVARVGVRVQDVLDEKILRQKVEAALEYKNQVLVKVYNRRAMDPEEVVDTVLAQAERFAGRVAETKLMLDQALNRDETVLLEGSQGTLLDVDHGTYPFVTSSNPTSGGACAGAGIGPSRIDSVVGILKAYTTRVGAGPFPTELNDAAGENLRKVGGEVGVNTGRDRRTGWFDAVIARYSTRVNGITDYFLTKLDVLSGLETIPVCVAYDVDGMRTSEMPMTQTGVHHAVPVYEEIPGWREDISGARTFEDLPPNARAYIERLEELAQARISAIGVGPGREQTIVRHEIV
- a CDS encoding HNH endonuclease family protein, whose protein sequence is MSVPRKTVATTLATLPLLATLSCAGPSTATEYESAPPGTPSAAEAADLLDELRVAPKGSMDGYDRDEFPHWAKAEGRNCNVRERVLIREGTDVDTGRDCYPTSGEWDSWYDDGTWTDPSDLDIDHMVPLGEAWRSGASEWSVDRREDFANDLDGPQLVAVTDNVNQSKGDDSPDEWLPPDESTHCGYAAAWTGTKHGWELSVTTEEKKTLRDVLQGC
- a CDS encoding FUSC family protein; its protein translation is MTENVDVQRLRQELSRRGRRLLRTGIPIVQCAVAAGLSWLLARHVVGHPQPFFAPIAGVIALGVSLGQRLRRAAELVVGVSVGVGVGDVLISVIGTGPWQIALVVALAMSTAVLLDAGGVIVMQAASSSVLVATLLPPATMGGLNRMVDAAIGGLVGLVVAALLPQNPLSVAHRHGRVVLGALTDALRGISAAMAGEDVEAASNVLAGARKSQRSVDELHSALTTGSEIARFAPIRWHRRADLERYQTAATPTDRALRNTRVLTRRALAALRDNEQVPPSLPGMLEELAGAVVLLRDELADGVDPVRTREAARAVARRTTVRMLSETDFSMQVVVLQTRSIAVDLLQATGMGRSEALAELPPLHPESDQQ
- a CDS encoding DUF3151 domain-containing protein, yielding MTTQGNMLEPPETLLPENTDAQAELDEGKAANEVAARHPTYSAAWARLAELALESGEAVAAYAYARTGYHRGLDSLRKAGWKGFGPVPWSHRPNQGVLRSVAMLAKAAKAIGEDEEYERCRQLLLDSDPESLEPNGLS
- a CDS encoding YciI family protein — encoded protein: MTTFVVEIRYGSDRDLLERTRPAHREYSKSLAERGLLVAAGPFADDTGAMLVYDVADRAALDDLLAEDPYTTEGVLVETTVREWSPVTGSWLA
- a CDS encoding SigE family RNA polymerase sigma factor, producing MIGDGTSGIERSVERTLGHLRTLDDSGEQEESNDAPLRLEDLYRQQQMRMVRLAILLVDDPATAEDVVQEAFTGLYRNWAQLRDVKAAVGYLRTAVVNGSRSVLRRRKTAREYQPPHQPDARSAESLAMLSTEHQAIVTALGHLPRRQREVLVLRYYGNMSEGEIAEATGVSKGTVKSTASRALEALQKHLGTSE